A single window of Rhizobium sp. SL42 DNA harbors:
- the urtD gene encoding urea ABC transporter ATP-binding protein UrtD: protein MSDQTTNRTTSSLLYLNGVSVSFDGFKALNSLSFIVEPGELRAIIGPNGAGKTTMMDIITGKTRPDSGDVFFDGGKIDLTKKDEAEIAQLGIGRKFQKPTVFESHTVWDNLELALNRKRGVFATLFYTLSAADKARIEEILETVRLTGRRDDLAANLSHGQKQWLEIGMLLAQEPKLLLVDEPVAGMTDAETVETAILLKDIAKTRSVVVVEHDMGFIRDLGVKVTCLAEGSVLAEGSIDFVSNDQKVIENYLGR from the coding sequence ATGAGCGATCAGACAACAAACCGGACGACCAGCAGCCTGCTCTATCTCAACGGGGTATCCGTCTCCTTCGATGGCTTCAAGGCGCTGAACTCGTTGTCCTTCATCGTCGAACCGGGCGAACTGAGGGCAATCATCGGCCCGAACGGCGCCGGCAAGACGACGATGATGGACATCATCACCGGCAAGACGCGGCCGGACAGTGGCGATGTGTTTTTCGACGGCGGCAAGATCGACCTGACGAAAAAGGACGAGGCCGAAATCGCTCAGCTCGGCATCGGCCGCAAATTCCAGAAGCCGACGGTCTTCGAGAGCCATACCGTGTGGGACAATCTGGAGCTGGCGCTTAACCGCAAGCGCGGTGTCTTCGCCACGCTGTTCTATACCCTGTCGGCAGCCGATAAGGCCCGCATCGAGGAAATCCTCGAAACCGTGCGCCTGACCGGCCGAAGGGATGATCTGGCGGCCAATCTTTCGCATGGCCAGAAGCAATGGCTGGAAATCGGCATGCTGCTGGCGCAGGAGCCCAAGCTCTTGCTCGTCGATGAACCGGTTGCGGGCATGACCGATGCCGAGACGGTGGAAACGGCGATCCTCTTGAAAGACATCGCTAAGACGCGTTCGGTGGTGGTCGTCGAACATGACATGGGCTTCATCCGCGATCTCGGCGTCAAGGTGACGTGTCTGGCGGAAGGCTCTGTGCTGGCCGAAGGCTCGATCGATTTCGTCTCGAATGACCAGAAGGTCATCGAGAACTATCTGGGGCGGTGA
- the urtE gene encoding urea ABC transporter ATP-binding subunit UrtE, with product MLTVENVNLHYGAAQALRGVSINAEMGKITCVLGRNGVGKSSLLRAVTGQHAVSAGTITFNGTKLNGMAPFNRARTGVGYVPQGREVFPLLTVKENLETGYAPLDRKDRYIPDEIFSLFPVLNTMLSRRGGDLSGGQQQQLAIGRAMVTRPKILVLDEPTEGIQPSIIKDIGRAIRYLRDSTGMAILLVEQYLDFCRELADQVYIMDRGEIVHQGAAETLDTPEARRHLTV from the coding sequence ATGCTGACAGTCGAAAACGTCAATCTCCACTACGGTGCAGCCCAGGCCCTGCGCGGCGTGTCGATCAATGCCGAAATGGGCAAGATCACCTGTGTGCTGGGGCGCAACGGCGTCGGCAAGAGTTCACTGCTCAGAGCCGTGACCGGCCAGCATGCGGTGTCGGCCGGTACGATCACCTTCAACGGCACCAAGCTGAACGGCATGGCGCCGTTCAACCGGGCGCGCACCGGTGTCGGTTATGTGCCGCAGGGGCGTGAGGTGTTTCCGCTTTTGACCGTGAAGGAAAATCTCGAGACCGGCTATGCGCCGCTGGATCGCAAGGACCGCTATATTCCCGACGAGATCTTCAGCCTGTTTCCGGTGCTCAACACCATGCTGTCGCGGCGCGGCGGCGATCTGTCCGGCGGCCAGCAGCAACAATTGGCGATCGGCCGGGCGATGGTGACGCGGCCGAAGATCCTGGTGCTGGACGAGCCGACCGAAGGCATCCAGCCGTCGATCATCAAGGATATCGGCCGGGCGATCCGTTATCTGCGGGACTCGACCGGCATGGCGATCCTGCTGGTCGAGCAGTATCTCGACTTCTGCCGCGAGCTTGCCGACCAGGTCTACATCATGGACCGTGGCGAGATCGTGCATCAGGGGGCGGCCGAAACGCTCGACACTCCCGAGGCGCGCCGGCACCTAACGGTGTGA
- a CDS encoding DUF1272 domain-containing protein, giving the protein MALELRPNCECCDKDLPPESLDAMMCSFECTFCTDCATETLGGFCPNCGGELVRRPVRPAAKLVNNPASTKRVLKAEGCKSLSAA; this is encoded by the coding sequence ATGGCGCTGGAACTTCGGCCCAATTGCGAATGCTGCGACAAGGATCTACCGCCGGAAAGCCTGGATGCGATGATGTGCAGTTTCGAATGCACGTTCTGCACCGATTGCGCGACCGAGACGCTCGGCGGCTTCTGCCCGAATTGCGGTGGCGAACTGGTACGGCGTCCGGTTCGTCCGGCGGCGAAGCTGGTCAACAATCCTGCATCGACCAAACGTGTTTTGAAGGCCGAGGGCTGCAAGTCCCTTTCGGCTGCCTGA
- a CDS encoding peroxiredoxin, whose translation MLIGRKVPDVTFRTRVRDEAVGGANPFRWQDVRSADYFDGKRVILFSLPGAFTPTCSTFQLPDFEKMHADFQAGGIDEIYCISVNDAFVMNAWGKSQGLENVKLIPDGSGEFTRKMGMLVRKDNVGFGLRSWRYAAIINNGVVEQWFEEEGYSDNCDSDPYGISSPQNIMENLKAKQAA comes from the coding sequence ATGCTTATTGGCCGCAAAGTGCCTGATGTGACTTTCCGTACCCGTGTCCGTGACGAGGCCGTCGGCGGTGCAAACCCGTTTCGCTGGCAGGACGTCCGTTCAGCCGATTATTTCGATGGCAAGCGGGTCATCCTGTTTTCGCTGCCGGGTGCGTTTACGCCGACATGCTCGACCTTCCAGTTGCCGGACTTCGAAAAGATGCACGCCGATTTCCAGGCTGGAGGTATCGACGAGATCTATTGCATCTCGGTCAACGATGCTTTCGTGATGAATGCCTGGGGCAAGAGCCAGGGGCTGGAAAACGTCAAGCTGATCCCGGACGGTTCCGGCGAGTTTACCCGCAAGATGGGCATGCTGGTTCGCAAGGACAATGTCGGCTTCGGACTGCGCTCCTGGCGTTATGCCGCGATCATCAACAACGGCGTTGTTGAACAGTGGTTTGAGGAAGAGGGCTATTCGGACAATTGCGACAGCGATCCCTATGGTATCTCCTCGCCGCAGAACATCATGGAAAACCTGAAGGCGAAGCAGGCCGCTTAG
- a CDS encoding TIGR02117 family protein: MILLLLVLGVVVPRPLLGRTEAAGDGGSRQILLLANAIHTDIALPLDEELRAEFAELAAHGFEIGNPSAVYLVVGWGGRAFYVETPTWSELKPLPVLKALTVDRSVLHLDLAGEIPDGSPFARRLTISEAGYRQLLDHIGASFARTDGKVSVIAAAGYGATDAFFEANGAFNALLGCNTWTAAGLRAAGLRTGWWTPLPQMLEWSLNIQR; encoded by the coding sequence GTGATCCTGCTGTTGCTTGTTCTGGGGGTGGTCGTGCCGCGGCCGCTGCTGGGACGAACGGAGGCTGCCGGTGATGGCGGTTCGCGACAGATCCTGCTGCTGGCCAATGCCATCCACACCGACATCGCCCTTCCTCTGGATGAGGAACTCCGGGCGGAATTTGCAGAGCTCGCCGCGCATGGTTTTGAGATCGGCAATCCGAGCGCGGTCTATCTGGTCGTCGGCTGGGGCGGCCGGGCGTTTTATGTCGAAACGCCGACCTGGAGCGAACTGAAACCTCTGCCGGTGTTGAAGGCATTGACTGTCGATCGCTCGGTGCTGCATCTCGATCTGGCCGGAGAAATTCCGGATGGCTCACCATTTGCCCGGCGCCTGACGATATCGGAGGCCGGCTATCGCCAACTGCTCGATCATATTGGTGCAAGTTTCGCCCGCACGGATGGCAAGGTGTCGGTAATCGCCGCCGCGGGGTACGGCGCCACGGACGCCTTCTTCGAGGCCAATGGCGCCTTCAATGCCTTGCTCGGCTGCAATACCTGGACGGCAGCCGGATTGCGCGCCGCCGGTCTTCGCACAGGCTGGTGGACGCCGTTGCCGCAGATGCTGGAATGGTCACTGAACATTCAGCGTTAG
- a CDS encoding urease accessory protein UreD yields MRPATQSRQQRAVGVGRLVTKSLGGRTRIAEFYQEGAAKIRLPQTFSDELEAVTINTAGGATGGDQFDWNFNAGPGSFVTATTQACEKIYKASAGTARIATRIEVSSGARFHWLPQESILFDNASLTRSLEVDLAEDAEFVAVEAILLGRKAMGETMNAGLVRDRWRIRRGGHLLHAEDLKLEGDIAALAARAPVLAGRVAFATLIYVGPMAEAYLCHLRDLIGDKMGGASHWQGKLVARVAAEDGFTLRKTLIPMISALRGGASVPKVWNL; encoded by the coding sequence GTGCGGCCAGCCACGCAAAGCAGACAGCAACGCGCCGTCGGTGTCGGGAGACTTGTAACCAAGTCGCTCGGCGGCCGGACAAGGATCGCCGAGTTTTACCAGGAAGGCGCGGCGAAGATCCGCCTGCCGCAGACCTTTTCCGACGAGCTTGAGGCGGTGACAATCAATACTGCCGGTGGCGCGACGGGCGGTGACCAGTTCGACTGGAATTTCAACGCCGGGCCGGGCTCTTTCGTCACGGCGACTACGCAGGCTTGCGAGAAAATCTACAAGGCTTCTGCCGGAACTGCCCGGATCGCCACCCGGATTGAGGTTTCGAGCGGCGCCCGTTTTCACTGGCTGCCGCAGGAAAGCATCCTGTTCGACAATGCCTCGCTGACCCGGTCGCTTGAGGTCGATCTGGCCGAGGACGCGGAATTCGTCGCGGTCGAGGCGATCCTGCTCGGCCGCAAGGCGATGGGCGAGACGATGAATGCCGGGTTGGTGCGAGACCGCTGGCGGATCAGGCGCGGCGGGCATCTGCTGCATGCCGAGGATCTGAAGCTGGAAGGCGACATTGCCGCCCTGGCCGCTCGCGCGCCAGTGCTGGCGGGGCGGGTCGCCTTTGCCACGCTGATCTATGTCGGACCGATGGCGGAAGCCTATCTTTGCCACTTGCGTGACCTGATTGGCGATAAAATGGGCGGCGCAAGTCATTGGCAAGGCAAGCTTGTTGCTCGTGTTGCGGCCGAAGACGGTTTCACCTTGAGAAAAACCCTGATCCCGATGATTTCGGCCTTGCGCGGTGGCGCATCTGTGCCGAAAGTCTGGAATCTCTGA
- a CDS encoding GFA family protein gives MAVAHYHGSCQCGAVSFEVDADLDKTVTCNCSRCQRLGIVLTFAAREVFTLKSGEDNLSEYLFNKKTIEHQFCKTCGIESFAYSGMPDGTPMVAVNVNCLDGVDPRALTSQHYDGASH, from the coding sequence ATGGCTGTGGCGCATTATCATGGCAGCTGCCAGTGCGGCGCCGTTTCCTTCGAGGTCGATGCTGACCTCGACAAGACCGTGACCTGCAACTGCTCGCGCTGTCAGCGTCTCGGTATCGTGCTGACGTTTGCCGCACGCGAAGTGTTCACGCTGAAGTCGGGCGAGGACAATCTCAGCGAATACCTGTTCAACAAGAAGACGATCGAGCATCAGTTCTGCAAGACCTGCGGCATCGAGAGCTTTGCCTATAGCGGCATGCCGGATGGTACGCCGATGGTGGCGGTCAACGTTAATTGCCTCGACGGTGTCGACCCGCGAGCATTGACCTCGCAACATTATGACGGAGCGTCGCATTAA
- a CDS encoding urease subunit gamma — translation MNLTPREKDKLLIAMAAIVARRRLERGVKLNYPEAIALITDFVVEGARDGRAVAELMEAGAHVVSRDQVMSGIAEMIHDVQVEATFPDGTKLVTVHEPIR, via the coding sequence ATGAATCTGACGCCGCGAGAAAAAGACAAATTGCTCATCGCCATGGCGGCCATCGTCGCGCGCCGACGACTGGAGCGAGGCGTGAAGCTCAACTATCCGGAAGCGATCGCGCTGATCACGGATTTCGTCGTCGAGGGCGCGCGCGACGGTCGCGCTGTCGCCGAACTGATGGAAGCCGGTGCGCATGTCGTCTCCCGTGACCAGGTGATGTCCGGCATCGCCGAAATGATCCATGACGTGCAGGTCGAGGCGACCTTCCCGGACGGCACCAAGCTGGTGACCGTTCACGAACCGATACGATAG
- a CDS encoding lysozyme inhibitor LprI family protein: MVKSLAVAMLCGCVLLVDGPAVSEDAPDVDCSKAETQMDMNFCAAKDYEAADKTLNAQWLLTKAMMDRVDTERGQKDGAKKLVASQRAWLAYRDAQCELDGHAMDGGSAQPLLISSCLADLTRKRTDELKSLDEVFGN, from the coding sequence GTGGTGAAGTCCCTGGCGGTCGCGATGTTGTGTGGTTGCGTGCTGTTGGTCGATGGACCGGCGGTCAGCGAAGATGCGCCCGACGTTGACTGCAGCAAGGCTGAAACACAAATGGACATGAATTTTTGCGCCGCCAAGGATTACGAGGCCGCGGACAAGACGCTGAATGCCCAATGGCTGCTGACCAAGGCGATGATGGACAGGGTGGACACCGAGCGCGGGCAAAAAGACGGGGCCAAGAAGCTCGTCGCCAGCCAGCGCGCCTGGCTCGCCTACCGCGATGCGCAATGCGAGCTGGACGGCCACGCGATGGACGGTGGCAGCGCGCAGCCTTTGCTGATCTCGTCATGCCTTGCGGATCTGACTCGCAAACGTACGGACGAATTGAAGAGCCTCGACGAAGTCTTCGGGAACTGA
- the urtC gene encoding urea ABC transporter permease subunit UrtC, producing the protein MITGFILRALEGKILIAIGLLLGIAVLVPSLNLLTSPDSVFHIPTYAMALMGKYLCYALLALALDLVWGYCGILSLGHGAFFALGGYAMGMYLMRQIGSRGVYGDPILPDFMVFLNWKELPWFWHGMNYFPFAMAMVLVVPGLLAFVFGWFAFRSRVNGVYLSIITQAMTYALLLAFFRNDMGFGGNNGLTDYKEILGFNVQADGTRAVLFALSAIMLSLCLLFASAITRSKFGKVLVGVRDAESRVRFLGYRVENIKLFTFVVSAMMAGIAGALFVPQVGIINPGEFAPANSIEVVVWTAVGGRGTLIGPIIGAILVNVGKSYFTGAFPELWLFALGGLFIGVTLFMPKGIVGTVQAYLARRKDFRQAAERDAAANDTKPQATPVAAE; encoded by the coding sequence ATGATTACCGGCTTCATCCTGCGCGCACTCGAAGGCAAGATCCTCATCGCGATCGGCCTCCTGCTCGGCATTGCCGTGCTCGTTCCGTCGCTCAATCTTCTGACATCGCCGGATAGCGTCTTCCACATTCCGACCTATGCCATGGCGCTGATGGGCAAGTATCTCTGCTATGCGCTGCTGGCGCTGGCACTCGATCTGGTCTGGGGTTATTGCGGCATTCTCTCGCTCGGCCACGGCGCCTTTTTTGCGCTCGGCGGCTATGCCATGGGCATGTATCTGATGCGCCAGATCGGCAGCCGCGGCGTCTATGGCGACCCGATCCTGCCGGACTTCATGGTTTTCCTCAACTGGAAGGAGCTGCCCTGGTTCTGGCACGGGATGAACTATTTCCCGTTCGCCATGGCGATGGTGCTTGTCGTGCCTGGTTTGCTTGCCTTCGTCTTCGGCTGGTTCGCTTTCCGCTCACGCGTCAACGGCGTCTATCTCTCGATCATCACCCAAGCGATGACCTATGCGCTGCTGCTCGCCTTCTTCCGAAACGACATGGGCTTCGGCGGCAATAACGGCCTGACAGACTACAAGGAAATCCTCGGTTTCAATGTGCAGGCCGATGGCACGCGTGCGGTGCTGTTTGCGCTCTCGGCGATCATGCTGTCGCTCTGCCTGCTGTTTGCCTCCGCCATTACCCGGTCGAAATTCGGCAAGGTGCTGGTCGGCGTGCGCGATGCCGAAAGCCGCGTGCGCTTCCTCGGCTACCGGGTGGAGAACATCAAGCTGTTCACCTTCGTCGTCTCGGCGATGATGGCGGGCATTGCCGGCGCGCTGTTCGTGCCGCAGGTCGGCATCATCAATCCGGGTGAATTCGCCCCGGCCAATTCGATCGAAGTGGTGGTGTGGACCGCTGTCGGCGGGCGCGGCACCCTGATCGGTCCGATCATCGGCGCCATTCTCGTCAATGTCGGCAAGAGCTACTTTACCGGTGCCTTTCCCGAACTCTGGCTGTTTGCGCTGGGCGGTCTGTTCATCGGCGTGACGCTGTTCATGCCCAAGGGCATTGTCGGTACGGTTCAGGCCTATCTGGCGCGTCGCAAGGACTTCCGTCAGGCAGCGGAGCGTGACGCGGCGGCCAATGACACCAAACCCCAGGCAACACCAGTGGCGGCGGAGTAA
- a CDS encoding alpha/beta hydrolase family esterase, translated as MTTSTVHRRARARDIAVRVASGLFLLVLTAVGAEAAGCGATFEPGRHEMTIQSGGLERSAVYVIPSNYSGKRKVPLVFDFHGSNSNPQVQLTRSHWDEVAEREGFIVMALAGSLNGELPRTHAWNVPGVTKADGADDIAFIRDAVDVAKETFCIDAARIYASGYSGGGRMLSQYICDGLGDFSAAGFVMGLRAGTPEQDNGVWRPRRESCQPSRPVSIIAFSGMKDHVNPFDGGGKAYWRYGGEVALNRWAELNGCNSRPRTDDGEAAKVSTYLDCRAGTSVMSYMITNADHAWPARTVRFRLASNNGEEKIREVDATDRMWEFFHGSGGELVAGAALKPACPDGQNTASLKEGGQGTKCGQPRKADSNAPSVSGDL; from the coding sequence ATGACAACCAGCACGGTTCATCGCCGCGCGCGGGCACGCGACATCGCTGTCCGGGTCGCATCGGGGCTCTTTCTCCTGGTCCTGACCGCGGTCGGCGCCGAGGCAGCCGGTTGCGGAGCGACGTTCGAGCCCGGGCGTCATGAAATGACGATCCAGTCCGGCGGGCTGGAACGTTCGGCCGTGTACGTCATTCCGTCCAACTACAGTGGCAAGCGCAAGGTGCCGCTGGTCTTCGATTTTCATGGTAGCAACAGCAATCCGCAGGTCCAGCTGACCCGCAGCCATTGGGACGAGGTCGCGGAGCGCGAGGGCTTCATCGTCATGGCCCTGGCCGGCAGCCTCAATGGCGAACTGCCGCGCACCCATGCCTGGAACGTTCCGGGCGTGACCAAGGCCGATGGTGCCGACGACATCGCCTTCATCCGCGATGCGGTCGATGTTGCCAAGGAGACCTTCTGCATCGATGCCGCACGGATCTATGCGTCGGGATATTCCGGCGGCGGGCGGATGCTTTCGCAATATATCTGCGACGGTCTGGGAGATTTTTCCGCAGCGGGCTTCGTCATGGGCCTTCGTGCGGGAACGCCGGAGCAGGACAATGGTGTCTGGCGTCCGCGTCGGGAAAGCTGCCAGCCTTCGCGGCCGGTGTCGATCATCGCCTTTTCCGGCATGAAGGATCACGTCAATCCGTTTGACGGCGGGGGCAAGGCCTATTGGCGCTATGGCGGCGAAGTGGCGCTCAACCGCTGGGCCGAGCTGAACGGCTGCAATTCACGGCCGCGCACCGATGACGGGGAAGCGGCCAAGGTGTCGACTTATCTCGACTGCCGTGCCGGCACCAGCGTCATGTCCTACATGATCACCAATGCCGACCACGCCTGGCCGGCGCGCACGGTTCGCTTCCGGCTTGCCTCCAACAACGGGGAAGAGAAGATCCGGGAGGTTGATGCGACCGACAGAATGTGGGAGTTCTTCCATGGTTCGGGTGGTGAACTTGTCGCGGGTGCCGCGTTGAAGCCAGCCTGCCCGGACGGACAGAACACCGCCTCGCTCAAAGAAGGCGGACAGGGGACGAAGTGCGGCCAGCCACGCAAAGCAGACAGCAACGCGCCGTCGGTGTCGGGAGACTTGTAA
- a CDS encoding glycosyltransferase family 29 protein has product MVGVRQVMIVGNGPVADNAATLIDAADFVIRFNGSRNYGVAGRRTDVVALCNTGRPAAAMLADPAWRDSDAVREASEIWSVRHPEKFAELRVALAASHPELDDFCDDYTEEFAAFATTKGKGYRVISPAVHEAVDAALADHQAEAYVVPSSGMVVVAAVLSDMAHANDNVVLAGFSHVGWDGHPFEAEKRLIESYIAAGRLTRLQPVSASSLSQGA; this is encoded by the coding sequence ATGGTAGGGGTTCGGCAGGTGATGATCGTTGGTAACGGACCGGTCGCGGACAATGCGGCCACGCTGATCGATGCCGCCGACTTTGTCATCCGCTTCAACGGAAGCCGAAATTACGGCGTGGCCGGACGGCGCACGGATGTGGTGGCGCTGTGCAATACCGGACGTCCTGCCGCCGCCATGCTGGCGGATCCCGCCTGGCGCGACAGCGATGCGGTGCGTGAGGCATCTGAAATCTGGTCGGTGCGACACCCGGAAAAATTTGCCGAATTGCGGGTGGCGCTTGCTGCCAGCCATCCGGAACTGGATGATTTTTGCGATGACTATACCGAGGAGTTCGCCGCTTTCGCCACAACGAAGGGCAAAGGCTACCGGGTGATTTCCCCGGCGGTGCACGAGGCTGTCGATGCCGCGCTCGCCGACCATCAGGCCGAAGCCTATGTCGTGCCGTCGAGCGGCATGGTGGTGGTCGCCGCTGTCCTGTCCGACATGGCACATGCCAATGACAATGTGGTGCTTGCCGGTTTCAGCCATGTCGGGTGGGACGGGCATCCCTTCGAGGCCGAGAAGCGTTTGATCGAAAGCTATATTGCGGCCGGCCGTCTGACGCGGCTTCAGCCTGTTTCTGCATCCTCCCTCTCCCAAGGAGCCTAG
- the ureC gene encoding urease subunit alpha: protein MSFKMSRAAYASMFGPTVGDKVRLADTELFIEVEKDFTIYGEEVKFGGGKVIRDGMGQSQATRAEGAVDTVITNALIVDHSGIYKADVGLKDGRIHAIGKAGNPDTQPGVTIIVGPSTEAIAGEGRILTAGGMDAHIHFICPQQIEEALMSGITTMLGGGSGPAHGTLATTCTGAWHIERMIESFDAFPMNLALAGKGNASLPAPLEEMILAGASSLKLHEDWGTTPAAIDNCLTVADQYDVQVMIHTDTLNESGFVEDTIGAIKGRTIHAFHTEGAGGGHAPDIIRICGQPNVIPSSTNPTRPYTVNTIAEHLDMLMVCHHLSSSIPEDIAFAESRIRKETIAAEDILHDIGAFSIISSDSQAMGRVGEVAIRTWQTADKMKRQRGRLPQDLGENDNFRVKRYIAKYTINPAIAHGLSHEIGSVEVGKRADLVLWSPAFFGVKPEMVLLGGSIAAAPMGDPNASIPTPQPMHYRPMFAAYGKLRTNSSVTFVSQASLDAGLARRLGVAKKLLAVKNVRGGISKASMIHNDLTPHIEVDPETYEVRADGELLTCEPATELPMTQRYFLF, encoded by the coding sequence ATGTCCTTCAAAATGTCTCGTGCCGCCTATGCCTCGATGTTCGGACCGACGGTCGGCGACAAGGTGCGGCTGGCCGATACCGAATTGTTCATCGAGGTGGAGAAGGACTTCACCATCTATGGTGAGGAAGTGAAGTTCGGTGGCGGCAAGGTCATCCGCGACGGCATGGGCCAGAGCCAGGCGACACGGGCCGAAGGCGCCGTCGACACGGTGATCACCAATGCGCTCATCGTCGACCATTCGGGCATCTACAAGGCAGATGTCGGCCTGAAGGACGGGCGGATCCACGCGATCGGCAAAGCCGGCAATCCCGATACCCAGCCGGGCGTGACGATCATTGTCGGTCCGTCGACCGAGGCGATCGCCGGCGAGGGGCGTATCCTGACGGCCGGCGGCATGGATGCACATATCCATTTCATCTGCCCGCAGCAGATCGAAGAGGCGCTGATGTCAGGCATCACCACCATGCTCGGCGGCGGTTCAGGGCCTGCCCATGGTACGCTTGCCACCACCTGTACCGGTGCCTGGCATATCGAGCGGATGATCGAGAGCTTCGACGCCTTCCCGATGAACCTGGCGCTGGCGGGCAAGGGAAATGCCTCGCTGCCGGCACCGCTGGAAGAAATGATCCTCGCCGGGGCGTCGTCGCTGAAGCTGCACGAAGACTGGGGTACGACGCCGGCCGCGATCGACAACTGCCTGACCGTTGCCGACCAGTATGACGTGCAGGTGATGATCCATACCGATACCCTGAACGAGAGCGGTTTCGTCGAAGACACGATCGGGGCGATCAAGGGCCGGACCATCCATGCCTTCCACACGGAAGGGGCAGGCGGAGGTCATGCGCCTGACATCATCAGGATCTGCGGCCAGCCGAATGTCATCCCGTCATCGACCAACCCGACGCGGCCCTACACGGTCAACACGATCGCCGAGCATCTCGACATGCTGATGGTCTGCCATCACCTGTCGTCGTCGATCCCGGAAGACATCGCCTTTGCCGAAAGCCGTATCCGCAAGGAGACGATTGCGGCGGAGGATATCCTCCACGATATCGGCGCGTTTTCGATCATCTCGTCGGACAGCCAGGCGATGGGCCGGGTCGGCGAGGTCGCCATTCGCACCTGGCAGACGGCAGACAAGATGAAGCGCCAGCGCGGACGCCTGCCGCAGGACCTGGGCGAAAACGACAATTTCCGGGTCAAGCGCTATATCGCCAAATATACGATCAACCCGGCAATCGCCCATGGCCTCAGCCATGAGATCGGTTCGGTCGAGGTCGGCAAGCGCGCCGACCTGGTGCTGTGGTCACCGGCCTTCTTCGGCGTGAAGCCGGAAATGGTGCTGCTCGGCGGCTCGATCGCGGCTGCTCCGATGGGCGATCCGAATGCGTCGATCCCGACACCGCAGCCGATGCATTACCGACCGATGTTTGCCGCCTATGGCAAGCTCCGGACCAATTCCTCGGTCACGTTCGTCAGTCAGGCCTCGCTCGATGCCGGTCTTGCCCGGCGTCTCGGTGTGGCGAAGAAATTGCTGGCGGTAAAGAATGTCCGCGGCGGGATTTCCAAGGCGTCGATGATCCACAATGACCTGACGCCACATATCGAGGTCGATCCGGAGACCTACGAAGTGCGTGCCGACGGCGAATTGTTGACCTGCGAGCCGGCGACGGAGCTGCCGATGACGCAGCGCTATTTCCTGTTCTGA
- a CDS encoding urease subunit beta, with product MIPGEIIAASGDIELNVGLPTLTIEVANSGDRPVQVGSHYHFYESNAGLVFDREPTRGMRLDIPAGTAVRFEPGQKRQVTLIPYGGKREVYGFRQQVMGKL from the coding sequence ATGATCCCCGGTGAAATCATTGCCGCCAGCGGCGATATAGAACTCAATGTGGGCCTTCCCACACTGACGATCGAGGTGGCCAATAGCGGTGACCGTCCAGTTCAGGTGGGTAGCCACTACCACTTCTACGAAAGCAATGCCGGGCTGGTCTTCGACCGCGAGCCGACGCGCGGCATGCGCCTTGATATTCCGGCAGGCACTGCCGTGCGCTTCGAACCGGGCCAGAAGCGTCAGGTGACGCTGATTCCTTACGGCGGCAAGCGCGAAGTCTATGGATTTCGCCAACAGGTCATGGGGAAACTCTGA